One window from the genome of Hydractinia symbiolongicarpus strain clone_291-10 chromosome 1, HSymV2.1, whole genome shotgun sequence encodes:
- the LOC130635904 gene encoding stimulated by retinoic acid gene 6 protein-like has translation MSLCRSEFNYKLYYHLTNVPAVVVICILQLYTYRQTKKLKPLLPFSFFTNNDHKRTSTVLAFGAIANTFIEILISKKSLMFGTQSWVFIPLTNLVSVAEIGFLYFPIFTCIHSPYVTLASVLGAIYTMFITIGIFVRLFHVKCEGESQLGVQVLSGFAILPDIVCSFGIMFKFIHQIFKSIKTGVHEERKDKILKKYQQQYVKKLFNLSPFEGSLNLFTKYIYKKDPYFKFSTIVLSSVIIIITSFYQIAITGLFYLHYMIKYSERYLVIQRAMFRAIITSAAFVLLIGMLQLFFFMKTHRKDMRNVYKKGPKEITISNTSTIKRNLFFPGYFIAHMVFGIVVCLMFIFFFAILFILLMEVCPDCYEKVIVPALKKVYGLFIIPIVIYIVQRSLVFFVFSPRIKDGQEFIRKMGLYHIVLYFLMFYNLLLGVFSCLYTVFLPPL, from the coding sequence ATGTCATTGTGCCGATCTGAGTTCAATTACAAGTTGTATTATCATTTGACCAATGTTCCAGCTGTTGTAGTAATATGTATACTTCAGTTATATACATATCGACAAACGAAAAAGTTAAAACCGCTGCtaccattttcttttttcacaaaTAATGATCACAAAAGGACTTCCACTGTTCTGGCATTTGGAGCCATTGCAAACACATTTATTGAAATTTTGATATCTAAGAAAAGCTTAATGTTTGGGACACAGAGTTGGGTTTTTATACCGTTAACAAATCTTGTGTCAGTAGCAGAAATTGGCTTTCTTTATTTCCCCATATTCACCTGCATCCATTCTCCGTATGTTACTTTAGCATCCGTTCTTGGTGCCATTTATACAATGTTTATTACAATTGGGATTTTTGTCCGCTTGTTTCATGTCAAATGTGAAGGTGAATCCCAGCTGGGTGTTCAAGTATTGTCAGGATTTGCGATTTTACCAGACATTGTATGTTCTTTTGGGATTATGTTCAAGTTTATTCATCAAATCTTTAAAAGCATAAAAACAGGTGTTCATGAAGAACGTAAAGATAAAATACTGAAAAAATATCAGCAACAGtatgttaaaaaactgtttaatcTATCTCCCTTTGAAGgctctttaaatttatttaccaaatatatttataaaaaagatccttattttaaattttcaacgaTCGTTTTATCATCTGTGATAATTATCATCACTTCATTTTATCAGATTGCAATCACTGGTCTGTTTTACTTGCATTATATGATAAAATACTCAGAAAGGTATTTGGTGATTCAGAGAGCAATGTTTCGTGCCATAATAACATCGGCTGCCTTTGTGTTACTGATTGGTATGTTACAGTTATTTTTCTTCATGAAGACTCATCGAAAAGATATGAGAAATGTGTACAAAAAAGGTCCCAAAGAAATAACAATATCAAATACTTCGACCATTAAGCGAAATCTATTTTTTCCTGGTTACTTCATTGCCCATATGGTGTTTGGAATAGTGGTGTGTCTGATGTTTATCTTTTTCTTCGCAATACTTTTCATTTTACTGATGGAGGTATGTCCTGATTGCTATGAAAAAGTTATTGTTCCAGCATTAAAAAAGGTTTATGGTCTTTTTATTATACCGATTGTGATTTACATCGTACAACGCAGTCTAGTTTTCTTTGTGTTCAGTCCGAGAATCAAAGACGGTCAAGAATTTATCAGGAAGATGGGATTGTATCacattgttctttattttttaatgttctaTAATTTACTGCTTGGTGTGTTCTCGTGTTTGTACACCGTCTTCTTACCACCATTGTAA
- the LOC130646314 gene encoding uncharacterized protein LOC130646314: MSTATTRKSARRKGLRSIASTLRERIDVIVKDFSEEKRAEIISLQTTLIDTVKQLKELDEELYGVLSAEEIETDVMEATEFYLLVNMSLATITTATGPHVSATESTRSVEKKSMRLPKIELSKFNGNPLNWPSFWDQFNSAINDNDSLNAIDKFNYLKRYVEGTALSTISGLELTNSNYENAIELLRNRFGNEQVLINAHMEALLKIESVRSMDNTQQLRKLYNDVENCIRNLKNLKYNSEMLSLLIPVLNERIPNELRMIISRNFGEEKWSVEKMLFFINNELQARERCTVTAKGKGQTPSENYKRGGISTADCLLTLDRKKCVFCHDSHSPSRCSNVTNVQTRSQNMKKEGRCFLCLQHGHISKNCCSNYICNRCGRRHHISLCMKEKRAERKDKDNNGSEESPSNETNANHISQENKGILLQTAKAFVSKERESRNIQTRFMFDSGSQRTYVTNELKEKLNLETIRKEKLIINTFGHSNSQSRELPVVKLYVKTADRSSTVPIEAIAVPNICAPLSNQNVKYYADNYEHLKRLKLADFSNGETRLNVHVLIGLDHYYSFITGEVVRDPRRGPIAINSKLGWILSGGEQSKANESSCMEVHACRVDTENTILRDELNKFWQIESIGDGENENVLSSFKQTLEFNGERYVTELPFRPDHDKLSDNFAVSKQRLDSLVNKRLRNEPDLAVLYNDVFADYESKQIIEKVPESEIACENAHYLPHHPVVRQDKSTTKVRPVFDGSCAVHKPSLNDILYSGPNLLAKVFDILLRFRTNYVALVADIQQAFLNIEIAEKDRNYLRFLWKENPTENDSKLIIYRFLRVVFGLTCSPFLLNGTIQHHLETYEIICPEITDVLKDDLYVDDLTTGTDTVTEGKKLYEISKQIMKEGGFNLRKWATNNNELQTFIDKIENVNSEPNSDKTVNPKVLGIEWDIDRDILVYRFDELLKRAKELFPTKRNILRISASFYDPLGLIAPITTKVKVLFQKCCQHKSDWDDPLQGELLKQWRDILNDFANLQTFEIPRYLFCEPRHEIQSIELHGFCDSSTIAYAAVIYAKIRTNLGVSVSLVTAKTKVAPLKPHSVPRLELLGCALLAKLMSHVLNAINGRLKVDRFFGWSDSEVALCWLKGKLKQWKPWVENRVVYVRSVIPSESWFHVSTIHNPSDIPTRPDKNGDFNSNLWLNGPEFLSDSSFVPPEFHVNKHSFDVLSEEKKSHVTTNISHSTHHCHSQLHDIIDETKFSSLKKLITTIGYVYRFANKLLNRIRKRDLSVCNDRELSTQEYKSAFDILITNNQRKLRNNQNYFNKLSSALKLFEDEKGDLRVKGRFGENKKLSYDERYPLILSSDSHFTKLLVEDAHEKTFHQGVEATLNMLRMEFWIPKGRRTIKSILRQCIVCRRYQGKPIKSPPTPDLPEYRYCASRAFEHVGFDHAGPLYIRTENRNTTKVYVLILTCATTRAVHFELSPDLKTPAFIRAFKRFQSRRGTPATVVHDNFKTFKSNHVKRFMRHESIETNPILPKSPWWGGFYERIVRSMKTALRKTIGKALLTFEELETVLCQVEASINSRPLTYQSEDDLGQTITPLHLIYGSNIVGAECVPMNDTDQCSKRLLYVQRVLDDQWRRFYRTYLNELRQHHFYRKDGRETPDLKLNDVVVVKDDNQLPRSRWPLGKVTELIYGKDGFIRGAKIRVNTKKGLVSTITRPIQKLIPLEIANETENEVEKVEKSELEKPAEDTLNEDEQQRRPTRKAAVEGQLMRKLREEYL; this comes from the coding sequence ATGTCTACTGCGACTACGAGGAAGAGTGCAAGGCGAAAGGGGTTGCGGTCTATTGCGAGCACTTTGCGCGAGCGAATTGATGTTATAGTTAAGGACTTTTCGGAGGAGAAACGAgcagaaattatttctttacagaCCACTTTAATTGACACTGTTAAACAGTTAAAGGAGTTAGATGAAGAGCTATACGGTGTTTTATCGGCTGAAGAGATCGAAACCGACGTTATGGAGGCTACAGAATTTTATCTATTAGTGAACATGAGTCTCGCAACTATTACTACCGCTACCGGACCACATGTTTCAGCCACAGAATCGACACGGTCTGTTGAAAAGAAATCGATGAGACTACCCAAGATAGAACTGAGCAAATTTAATGGGAACCCTTTGAATTGGCCCTCGTTTTGGGACCAGTTTAATTCAGCCATTAATGACAATGACAGTTTGAATGCAATtgataaatttaattatttgaagaGATACGTCGAAGGAACCGCTTTATCAACTATTTCTGGGTTAGAATTGACGAACAGTAACTACGAAAATGCTATAGAGTTGCTTAGAAACCGTTTTGGCAACGAACAGGTGCTCATTAACGCGCACATGGAAGCCCTGTTGAAGATTGAGTCAGTACGATCAATGGATAACACCCAACAATTGAGAAAACTTTATAATGATGTTGAGAACTGTAttcgaaatttgaaaaatttgaagtATAATAGCGAAATGCTGAGTTTATTGATTCCGGTTCTGAACGAAAGAATTCCCAACGAATTACGAATGATTATTTCTAGAAACTTTGGAGAGGAGAAGTGGTCCGTTGAAAAGATgctgttttttatcaataacGAACTGCAAGCTCGAGAGAGGTGCACTGTAACCGCGAAAGGCAAGGGACAAACTCCCAGTGAAAATTACAAGAGAGGAGGAATTTCTACCGCAGACTGCTTATTGACTTTGGacagaaaaaaatgtgttttctgtCACGATTCTCACTCTCCGTCGAGGTGTTCAAACGTTACCAACGTACAAACACGTtcgcaaaatatgaaaaaggaaGGGCGTTGCTTTTTATGCTTGCAGCATGGACACATTTCAAAGAACTGTTGTTCAAATTACATATGCAATAGATGTGGAAGACGTCACCACATCTCTTTGTGTATGAAAGAAAAACGTGCCGAAAGAAAAGATAAAGACAACAATGGCTCGGAGGAAAGCCCTTCTAACGAAACCAACGCGAATCACATCAGCCAAGAAAACAAAGGAATTCTTTTGCAGACGGCTAAAGCTTTTGTTTCGAAAGAAAGGGAGAGCAGGAACATACAAACGAGATTCATGTTTGATTCAGGTAGCCAGAGAACATATGTCACAAATGAACTGaaagaaaaactgaatttaGAAACAATTCGAAAGGagaaattaattattaacaCTTTTGGCCATAGCAACAGCCAATCGAGAGAGCTACCCGTTGTTAAGTTGTATGTAAAAACCGCTGACCGCTCATCTACCGTACCCATCGAAGCCATTGCCGTACCAAACATTTGCGCTCCTCTCTCAAATCAGAATGTAAAATATTACGCTGATAATTACGAACACTTGAAGCGGTTGAAATTAGCAGATTTTTCAAATGGTGAAACGAGACTGAATGTTCACGTTCTGATTGGTTTAGACCATTATTATTCATTCATTACCGGCGAAGTTGTTCGAGATCCGAGACGCGGTCCTATCGCTATCAATTCCAAACTTGGCTGGATTTTGTCCGGAGGTGAACAGTCGAAAGCGAACGAATCAAGCTGCATGGAAGTCCACGCCTGCCGTGTTGATACCGAAAACACAATTCTTCGTGACGAGTTGAACAAGTTTTGGCAAATTGAGTCGATCGGTGACGGAGAAAACGAAAACGTATTATCTTCTTTTAAACAAACTCTTGAATTCAACGGTGAACGCTACGTGACCGAATTACCATTTCGTCCTGATCATGATAAACTTTCCGATAATTTTGCAGTTTCGAAACAACGCTTAGATTCTCTTGTTAACAAACGATTACGAAATGAACCTGATTTAGCTGTGCTATACAACGACGTTTTTGCAGACTACGAATCGAAACAGATTATAGAAAAAGTTCCAGAAAGTGAGATAGCTTGCGAAAATGCTCACTACCTTCCGCATCATCCGGTTGTACGCCAAGATAAAAGTACAACGAAAGTTCGTCCTGTTTTTGATGGATCTTGTGCCGTTCACAAACCATCCCTCAATGACATTTTGTACTCTGGTCCTAATTTACTTGCTAAGGTGTTTGACATTCTGCTGAGATTCCGTACGAACTACGTCGCTTTAGTTGCTGATATTCAACAAGCCTTCTTGAATATTGAAATCGCTGAGAAAGACCGTAATTATCTTCGTTTTTTGTGGAAAGAAAACCCTACCGAGAACGATTCAAAGCTCATTATCTATCGATTTCTGCGTGTCGTGTTTGGGTTAACGTGTAGTCCGTTTTTACTCAATGGGACAATCCAACACCACTTAGAGACTTACGAAATTATCTGCCCCGAAATTACTGATGTTTTGAAGGATGACTTGTACGTCGATGACCTAACAACCGGTACCGATACCGTAACTGAAGGCAAGAAACTTTACGAAATTAGTAAACAAATCATGAAAGAAGGAGGGTTCAATTTGCGAAAATGGGCTACTAATAACAATGAATTACAAACTTTTATCGATAAAATTGAGAACGTGAATTCTGAACCGAATAGCGACAAAACTGTTAACCCCAAAGTATTAGGGATCGAGTGGGACATCGACAGAGATATTCTAGTGTACCGATTTGACGAGTTATTGAAACGAGCGAAAGAACTGTTTccaacaaaaagaaacattttacgTATATCTGCTTCATTTTATGACCCGTTGGGCCTGATTGCACCAATCACCACCAAAGTAAAGGTTCTTTTCCAGAAATGTTGTCAACACAAGTCCGACTGGGATGATCCACTGCAAGGGGAACTGCTTAAACAATGGAGAGATATATTGAACGATTTTGCGAATTTACAAACTTTTGAGATACCACGTTATTTATTCTGTGAACCGCGTCATGAAATTCAATCAATTGAACTGCATGGATTTTGTGATAGCTCGACGATTGCCTACGCTGCTGTGATTTATGCAAAAATACGAACTAACCTCGGCGTAAGTGTTTCGCTAGTGACTGCTAAAACGAAAGTTGCGCCCCTAAAGCCGCATTCTGTTCCACGTTTAGAATTGCTAGGATGTGCTCTCTTAGCAAAGTTGATGAGCCATGTGCTTAATGCGATCAATGGTAGATTGAAAGTTGATCGTTTTTTCGGTTGGTCAGATTCGGAAGTTGCCCTTTGTTGGCTAAAAGGCAAATTGAAGCAGTGGAAGCCATGGGTAGAAAACAGAGTTGTTTATGTTCGATCAGTCATTCCATCGGAATCATGGTTTCACGTTTCCACCATTCATAACCCCAGTGATATACCTACCAGACCAGACAAAAATGGTGACTTCAATTCAAATTTGTGGTTAAACGGTCCTGAATTTCTGTCTGATTCCAGCTTTGTTCCACCTGAGTTTCATGTCAACAAACATTCATTCGATGTTTTGTCAGAAGAGAAGAAAAGTCATGTCACTACTAACATtagtcattccactcatcaTTGTCATTCGCAGTTACATGATATTATAGACGAGACTAAGTTTAGCTCACTGAAAAAGCTTATAACTACCATTGGATATGTTTACAGATTTGCGAATAAATTGTTAAATCGAATTCGAAAAAGAGACTTATCAGTATGCAACGATCGTGAACTGTCGACTCAAGAATACAAAAGtgcatttgatattttgattaCAAACAATCAACGAAAACTTCGAAACAACCAAAACTACTTCAACAAACTTTCGTCCGCCCTGAAGTTGTTTGAAGATGAGAAAGGAGATTTACGTGTTAAAGGACGTTTTGGTGAGAATAAAAAGCTTTCATATGACGAAAGGTATCCGTTGATTCTTTCGAGTGATTCACATTTTACAAAACTTCTGGTTGAAGATGCCcacgaaaaaacatttcatcaaGGCGTAGAAGCGACACTCAACATGTTACGAATGGAGTTTTGGATTCCGAAAGGTAGACGCACAATCAAATCCATTTTACGACAGTGCATTGTTTGTCGACGATACCAAGGCAAACCTATTAAATCACCACCGACTCCAGATCTACCAGAATACAGGTATTGCGCTTCGAGAGCTTTTGAACACGTTGGGTTCGATCATGCTGGTCCACTCTACATTCGTACCGAGAACCGAAACACGACAAAGGTATACGTATTAATACTTACATGTGCTACTACTAGAGCTGTGCACTTTGAGCTTTCACCCGATTTAAAGACGCCAGCGTTCATTAGAGCTTTCAAAAGATTTCAATCTAGAAGAGGAACGCCTGCTACGGTTGTGCATGATAactttaaaacgtttaaatctAACCATGTAAAAAGATTTATGAGACATGAGTCTATTGAAACTAACCCGATTCTCCCCAAGAGTCCTTGGTGGGGAGGATTTTATGAAAGGATCGTCAGATCAATGAAAACCGCCTTGCGTAAGACCATTGGGAAGGCACTATTGACTTTCGAAGAGCTCGAGACAGTTCTGTGCCAAGTTGAAGCATCGATTAACTCAAGACCACTTACATATCAGAGTGAGGACGATCTTGGACAGACTATCACACCTTTGCATTTGATTTACGGCTCGAACATTGTTGGTGCTGAATGTGTCCCAATGAATGATACCGACCAGTGCTCGAAACGATTACTTTATGTACAACGAGTGCTTGACGATCAGTGGCGACGATTTTATCGAACGTATTTGAACGAATTACGGCAACATCACTTCTACAGAAAGGATGGCAGAGAAACACCTGATTTAAAGTTGAACGACGTCGTGGTGGTGAAAGATGATAACCAACTGCCAAGAAGTAGATGGCCATTGGGTAAAGTTACGGAACTGATCTATGGAAAGGACGGATTTATTCGTGGTGCGAAGATTCGGGTTAACACCAAGAAAGGACTTGTTTCTACGATAACGCGTCCTATTCAAAAACTGATTCCACTTGAAATAGCAAATGAGACTGAAAACGAagttgaaaaagttgaaaaaagtgaaCTTGAAAAACCCGCTGAAGACACTCTCAATGAAGATGAGCAACAACGAAGGCCGACGAGAAAGGCTGCGGTTGAAGGACAGTTGATGCGTAAACTCCGCGAAGagtatttatag